The genomic DNA AGATCTGCTGCGCGAGGCCATCTCCGAGACCATCTACAGGACTGCGCGCAACGAGTGCCCGACCATGGAGCAGCGCAATGCGATACCCAAAGCAACGAAGCCGATCAGAGACCAGTCTGCTCCGTCACAATATTAGAAGAGCTGGCCAGCCTGCATTTACACGGCCAGGCTCGAAGAATGCAACGCAGCAATCTCACTCAACATAATCACTGGAACATTCCTGTGCTGGTCAGCATGGCTTCGACTGCCATTTGTCGGTCCTGTCACTGTGTTGCATGGGACACTGGGCTCGCCAGGAAACAGCCAGACATTGTCCATAGAGATGCATAACGACTCTCCACTCGACTGCGTACAGACAGATGGAAATGACATGATCATGGACCTTTTTTTTCCACAATTTTGGGCTTGTCACGCTTCTGTGTAGCCTAGTCTAACGTCTGTAATCTAATGTTGGTCGTGGTATCATTGTAGTTGAACGTCATCTTCATGTCGGGTATATCAATGCCGGTAAGCCTGTGCTCACTCCGCAGGCTGGTAACAAAATCGTTTCTTCGGCACGCTATAGCGCGTATAGAGCAGCTCCAGCGACGGCTCCAAGAGCGGCAAAATTCCACGCTGGTGGTGCAGTGGGCTGGGCTGCAGCATCCAAAGTCATCGTGCCGATACGTGCACCTCCGCTAGCCACTGCCACGTCAGTGACAGCATTGGCAACGATCGTAGCATCAGGGACACCTGATGAATTCGTGATCTCCAGAATGTTGTTCGTGGTCGAATTAAAGCTCGTCTGTGCCAAGCTGATTTCGTTCTGCGCAATGTCATAGACGACATATGCAGATCGGAGAAACGTGTCGCCCAAAACTGGTGTACTGCCGTCTGCTGGCGAGATGCCCAGTATACACACTTCTTGCCCTCTGTCGGTTCCAGCTACGATGACGAGCTCGTTCAACGGTACTCTGATCGTAGGAGAcgagaaggtgaagtcgatcGTGTCATCGGAATTTCCAAGACTGCAGTCTACGAATGCTGCGCCTTGGCTCTCGTCGTATTGTGCATTCACACTGTCGTAGATGGACTGCGTGATGTCGTTGGGCAGGTACATGAGACTGCTTCCTGAGTCAAGCAATGCCGGTATCGCTTGATCGCTTGCGATGGAGCCCGATTGACCATTCGCACCCACAGCGGTCAATGCAATGATGAATTCGGCGTACACTCCTTGCTCCTTCACAACCGGTAGGGTCTCGAGGGCGCCAGTGTATTTGGCTGTATTGACGCCACCGAACAATATCGATCCGGTGGAAGCATCGAGGTCGTTTAGCCACAAGCTGTAGGCGTTCGAATTGATGGCACCAGTGTCGACCAGGTTCTGCGGTACATTCGGATATGTCTTGCCCCCATTATACCTCACTGCCACTTCGTTACTCGCGTAGCCGATTCCAAGTATTCCTTCCTCGGAGC from Cercospora beticola chromosome 3, complete sequence includes the following:
- a CDS encoding uncharacterized protein (MEROPS:MER0000933), whose translation is MRTSVAVAFTASVLGTTVDAINLVKRNDGLPPRVVEHSIQRKHIDNPLAHDRRRRKLRKRDTLGVTLDNEETLYFANVSIGTPEQQFRLHLDTGSSDLWVNVADSHVCKQRGNLCSISGTYSANDSSTYSYLNSNFNISYVDGSGATGDYVTDVVKIGGTTLETQQFGVGYTSSSEEGILGIGYASNEVAVRYNGGKTYPNVPQNLVDTGAINSNAYSLWLNDLDASTGSILFGGVNTAKYTGALETLPVVKEQGVYAEFIIALTAVGANGQSGSIASDQAIPALLDSGSSLMYLPNDITQSIYDSVNAQYDESQGAAFVDCSLGNSDDTIDFTFSSPTIRVPLNELVIVAGTDRGQEVCILGISPADGSTPVLGDTFLRSAYVVYDIAQNEISLAQTSFNSTTNNILEITNSSGVPDATIVANAVTDVAVASGGARIGTMTLDAAAQPTAPPAWNFAALGAVAGAALYAL